In Exiguobacterium acetylicum, the genomic stretch GTCTGTTTGATCGTTGGGGGAGGCGCGTGGTGGGTGTTCGCGGAAGATACGTCAAGTGCCCCGCCACCAACGCGTCAGATCGTCACACAAGGAAAGAGTGAAATCGTACCGACGTTCCTCGTCCACGGGCTATTCGGGACGGAAAGGACGTTCGTGCCGATGATTCAAAACTTCACGAATAAAAAAGTCGCCGATGATGGTGGTCGATGTGACGTGACTCGTTCCGGAAAAGCAACCTGTAGCGTCAAACCCTCGCCGACCGGCTACCCGCTTGTCCGAATCGTCTTCGCCGATGATGAGGCAAGTCTTGCCGATCAGCAAAAGTGGTTGAATGCGGCGATTGCCGCTTACGATGCGAAACAAAAAGCGACATTTGCCGATATTCAGCTTGTTGGGCACAGCATGGGTGGTGTCGATGTCGTCGCCTACACAGTCCAAGAGGAGATGCCGTACCACGTCCGGAAAGTCGTGACGCTCGACTCACCGATTGCCGGCTCCGATTACGCGAAACTCGGCTTGACGCTCGCACCGCTCGGCACGAATACAAATAGTCCTGCGATACGCGATCTCGCGAAGGGTTCTCCAGCGATGAACAATCTGACCCAGCGGCTCGAGACGTGGCCACGTGACGTGCTCGTCTATTCGTTTGGTGCCAAAGGAGGCGACTTCAATCTGATTTCGTTAAATAGTTCGTTTGCACTCGAGAACTACACGGATAACATCCAGACGAAGTCCTATAAGTATGATCACTTCACGATTCATCGCCGGGAGCCGGTCTTCCGCGAAATCCGCAATTTCCTGTTTAAAGAAAATCGAGTCACGGAGGAGGAACCATCATGAAACAGGTCGTCATCGTCGGCGGAGGAATTGCCGGTCTAACGGCTGCGGCATTGATCGCACAAGAAGGACATGCTGTCACGGTACTTGAAGGAAGCCGTGAATGGGGAGGATCAGCCGGGAAGTTCACGCGCCGGGACTTGACGTATCCCGTTGGAGCGACCCTTGGGATGGGATTTGAACCAGGTGGCATTCATGCCCGTGTGCTCGATCATCTCGGAGTGACGCACCAAGTCGAGCCACTCGACGTCGTCATGACGATTCGCATCGAAGGACGATTGATTCATTATTATCAACATCGTGATGCGTTTCTAACCGAATTGACCTCACATTTTCCGGAGCAGGCATCGTCGATTCGGGCATTCTTTGCTGAAATCGAGCAGATACACGAGGCAATTCGTCCACTGATGGCAGAACTGCCGGCATTGCCACTTCAAGATTTAGCCGACGTCCGGAGGTTAGTTCGTCACACGAAAAGTGTCGTCCTCTTACCATATTTTCCGCTGACGATTGGTCATCTGTTACGCAAACATCGACTAGCGGATACGTTGTTCGCACAAGTGATCGACGGGATCCTACTCGACAGCATGCAGACAGGGCAGGAAGCATCAGCTTTGCTAGGGGCAGTCGCCTTATCGATATATCATGAAGGTGCCTATTATGTTCCAGGTGGATTATACCGGCTGGCTGAGCAATTGAAAGAGACAGCCGAGGCGAGCGGGGCGACCTGTCTCCTTGGGCGAAAAGTCACGTCGATTCGTAAGACACCGGATGGATTTTTGATCGAAGACCGACGCGGGCGCTTGACGCTTGCTGATGCTGTCATCTGTGCGGTTCCGCTTGAAGGCATCCGGGAAGTCGTCAGCGCGGATATGCGACGAACGCTACGACGGACGTACCAGCGACAGGAAAAGCTACAGCAATGGGCGACCTTTACGTATTATGCGGCGATACCGGAGTCGATCATTTTGTCTGACGAAGCATTCCGGCAAGTCCATGACCCGTCCCTACCTTCAGGTCATGCCTTCATCTCTCTCTCTCGTCCGGATGACCGGTTACGTGCACCAGCCGGTCAGCGGACGCTGACGATGTCATGTCATGTTCCAATTGGTACGTTTGATAAGACGGACCGGAAACGCTACGACGAACAAGTCGAGACGATGTCGGCAATCTTCGAAGCCATTCTTGAACAACAGTTTCCGGGTTTCAGTCAACAGGCAATCGAACGCCATCCGGGTGGACCCGGTGCGTGGGTTCGCTATACGTTCCGTCCGGACGGTGGAGTCGGGGGATATCCGCAACGTCCGAGTACGAGTCTCTTGTTCGCAGCACCGTTTCGAACAGGCATCGATCACTTCTTTGCGATCGGCGACACGATCTTTCCGGGTGCCGGGACGATCGGGGCGACGACGTCTGCGATTCATGCCGCCCGACAGTTTGATGTCAGATTATGAGAAATCATCGTAAAATGATGAAAGAAGCGACGCATCTGTCGCTTTTTTCACATTTGAGGATTATGATGAGGAAGAGTCGGGAACATGATATCCATGAACAGAAAGAGAGAAGGAGTGAAGAACCATGGAGACATTCGAGCAAAAATGTCAGTCGTTCATTCAGGAACGACGACCTGAAGTCGGTCCGATTCAATTCGAGTCGGCGCGTACGTTTCTCAATGCACGCGGTTTAAGCGTTTACGAACGGATTTATCAAGGGAAAGAGGAAGTCCGATTAGCGTTCGTCGAGCAGACGAATGGTCAACAACTCGTGTCATTAATGGAAAATACATTCGGCAATGGACTGGTCTATTTTGTCTCAACGGCAACCGCGACATGGGATGGCGACCGTTTTGGTGAATACACGTTTTAAGTACATAGGGAGTCCCAGTCGATGACTGGGGCTCTTTCGTGTCGAAACCTAATCCTTGTCCCTTTCGTAAGGTAGATAAGTGACTCAGTTGAAGGAGGAAACGATGTGTCATCACTTGAACAACCTAAAACATCGACACGGCGGCTTGCGACCGTCTCGTTGATTTTCATGGCGGTCGGATTCGTCGTCTCATTACCATTTAAAGAAAATGCGTGGGTCTTTTGGCTTCAGAGTGGTTTTGAAGCCGGACTCGTCGGTGGGATTGCCGACTGGTTCGCAATCACGGCGTTGTTCCGCCATCCGCTTGGCTTAAAGATTCCCCATACGAACCTGTTGCCGAAAAATCGGGAACGGGTCATCGAATCAATCGTTCATATGCTTGAGACGGACTTGCTTAATAAAGAGAGTATCGTCGCGAAACTCCAACACATGACGCTCGCAGATCGTGTCATCAAAATCTTACGTTCGATTCTCGTTCTGCCTGCATTTCGAGCGACCGTCACCGAGCTGTTGATTGGTTTAATACGGAAACTACCAAAAGAAGCGATTCTTGAGTTTGCCAATACACGGGTGACAGAGACGATCAAAGCGTATCCGTCTAAACGTCTGGCTGTCCGAGCGATGCAATTGAACGAGGAACGTCGCCTCGACGAGTGGCTGATGGACCAGTTACTCGATTATGGGCAACGTCTGCTCGAAGACCCCGTCATTCGCGATCAGATTGGGCGCCTTGCCTATACGGCGATGATCGATCAAGAAAAGAATACGTTCTTGCGGGTGACGGCGCGAACCGTCCAAAAAGTCTATTCAGAAGAGAAACTCAGTCTGGTCATTCAAGGTGTCTTGCTGACGGTCATTCAAGATATGCGACAAGTCCATCACCCGAATCGTTTAGCGATTCTTGATCATCTGCGTCGAAATCTGGCACAGTTGTCGATTGATGAAGAGCGTCTAGCGAAAATCGATGCTTGGAAGGCAAGCGAAGTCGACCGGTTTGACTTCGTTCCGGTCATTGAACGCGCGTATGATGCTGGTCTGATCGAACTCGAACGCTACTTGACGTCAGATGCCTTTTGGACGGAACGGGCGATGCCGATGCTTTCGCGCGCTTTGGACGACTGGGAACAGCATCCGACGTTCAAGGATAGCAGTGATCAATGGATGAAGGAGCAACTCGTTCGTTTCGTCGAACAAAATCACCAAAAAATCGGTGGACTCGTCCGCGAGAACTTAAACCGGTTCGATACGGAGACACTGATTCATATGATTGAGGATAAGGTCGGCAGTGACTTACAATGGATTCGGGTCAACGGAGCATTGTGTGGATTCATCATCGGTTTGATTCTCGGTGCGATCAAGGTGTTCGTCGGATGAGCCGGTGGACATATGATGTGACGTTGTCGGAAGCATTGGATTTTAAAGGGATCGTGTCTCGTTTGACGGAAGACCCGTTACAAATCGAACAGGATGGGCGACTCGTCGTTCCAGTCTTCGTCAACGATCAGGCGTACATCACGACGATGGAAGCCATCGACGGTTACACGTTACGGATTGACGGTTCAGGACCGCAAACAGCAGTGTTGACGCAACTCAATCGGCGCTTTCGACTCAATGAGCCGAATCCTGCGCAGCGTCTCAAGGCGACGTCGTTACATGCGATCGTCGAACGATTCGGTGACGAACGACTCGTGCTTGATCATTCACCGTTCACGGCCTTGATTCGCTCGATCATTCATCAACAAATCAATCTGTCGTTTGCGCATACGTTGACGGAACGTGTCTTTCGAACATTCGGAACGGTCAAGGACGGAATCATTCTTCCGCCGACACCGCGTCAATTAGCGGCAGCGCGTCGCGAGGACTTGCTTGCTCTGCAACTTTCAGGACGTAAAGTCGATTATCTGCTTGGCGTAGCGACAGCAACGATTGATTATGATGCATTGATGTCAGCCGACGATGCAGAAATCGCTGAGACGTTGATTGCACTGAAAGGCGTCGGACCATGGACGGTCCAAAATGTCCTGATGTTCGGATACGGTCGTCCAGATTTGTTTCCGGCATCAGACATTGGGATATTACGGGCTTTCGAACGGTTGCTCGGTTACCGACCGACGGTGGAAGAAGCGACGCGACTGGCAGAGGAATTTGCCCCTGTCCGCAGTCACGCCGCCTATCTATTATGGCGTTCGATTGAATAAGGAACTATTCTTGTCACTCTATCGCGAGAACGGTATAATGAATGCGACAGAACGAGGAATCGTTCAGAATGCTAAGGGAAGCGACGTGTTCGCTAACGATAGAGGGGACGAATGTGGATGTATACAGATGAACAAATCATCGAAAAAGCCAATGAAATCGCCAAAATGATTTCAGAAACACCGGAAGTAGAACGATTTAAAGCGGCAGAAGCCAACATTAATGGAAATGAAAAAGTCCAAAAGATGATGAAACAAATCAAGTTCCTTCAAAAAGAGGCAGTCAACTGCCAACATTACGGCAAAACAGAAGCACTCGCACGTGTCGAAGCGAAGCTCGATAAATTGTTCACTGAGCTCGATGAGATGCCTGTCGTCCAACAGTTCCAAGAAACACAAGAAGAAGTCAACGGACTTCTCCAATACATCACGGTGACGATCTCGAACGGGATTACGGATCAAATCATCGAAGCGACGGACGGAGATGTTCTCGCTGGTAAGACAGGTAGCGGCATGGAAGCAGAAAACAAAAGCGGCGGTTGCGGCTACTAATCACGAAATGAACGAAAAGCCGACGGACATCCGTCGGCTTTTTCTACGAATGAGGTGGAAGAATGGAAGCAGTACACAACACTCCGATGATGAAACAATACTTCTCGATCAAGGCGGACTATCCGGATGCCTTCTTGTTTTATCGGCTCGGAGATTTTTACGAATTATTCTTTGAGGATGCCAAAAAGGTCGCCCATGAGCTGGAGTTGACGCTGACGGCGAAAAACGGCAAGAACGCGGAACATCCGATTCCGATGTGCGGCGTGCCCCATCACGCAGCGAACGGCTACATCGAACAGTTGATCGAGCGTGGTTATAAAGTGGCACTTTGCGATCAAGTCGAGGATCCGAAGTTGACGAAAGGACTCGTCAAACGCGAAGTCATCCAAGTCATCACGCCGGGAACGTTGATGTCTGCCTTGACGGAAAAAGAGAATCGGTACTTAGTCGCGGTCGTCGAACAGGACGGTCGCTTTGGGATTGCTCGCGGAGATGTCTCGACCGGTGAGAGTGCCTTGACTAGCGTTGCGACACTCGACGGTGTGGTCAAGGAACTGAGCATCATCCTGCCACGGGAAATCATCGTCACGACAGAAGAACATGAGACAGCACTCGCACACTTACGGATTCCACTGACGCGTAGTTCACGGCGCGAGACGCATCCGCACGGCGACCGTGCGATTGATACAGCCCAAGCGGAAGCCTTTGCGGTCCTCTATGCCTACATGCACGATACACAAAAACGAGCGTTGACACATCTACAACCGGCTGTCGTCTATGAAGCGAGCGACTTCATGCAACTCGAGCCGAATACTGTCAAGAACCTCGAGCTCGTTCGCTCGGCACGGACAGGAGATAAAAAAGGTTCGTTGCTTGGTCTGCTTGACGTGACAGGTACAGCGATGGGCGGACGGATGCTGAAACGCTGGTTAGAAAAACCGTTGTTATCGGAACGTGTCATCACGGAACGGCTCGACGCCGTCGAGGAATTGTTGCAACACTATTTCGAGCGTCAACAACTAAAAGATACGTTACGCGAAGTCTATGATCTCGAGCGACTCGTCGCGAAAGTCGGGTATGGAACAGCGTCTGCGCGCGACCTCGTTCAATTGAAGTCGACGTTGCGATTGATTCCCCGCATTCAATCAGCGCTTGAAGAGATGATGAGTGAACGTCTCGGTCAACTCAGTCTTGGACTTGATCCGCACGATGAGTTGAGCGATCTACTCGATCGTGCGTTCGTTGAAGCCCCACCGATCTCAACGAAAGAGGGCGGAATGATTAAGGCTGGTTATTCAGCAGACCTCGACGAGTTACTCGTCGCTTCAAAAGACGGCAAGACATGGCTTGCGACACTTGAAGCCAGTGAACGGGCAGCAACCGGTATCAAGACGTTGAAGATCGGCTACAACCGCGTCTTCGGTTATTACATCGAGGTCTCACGTGCGAATGCCAAGCTGTTGCCGGAAGGACGGTATGAACGGAAGCAGACACTTGCCAATGCCGAACGTTATATCACACCGGAACTGAAGGAAAAAGAAGCGTTGATCCTTGGTGCGGAAGAGAAGAGTGTCACACTCGAGTACGATCTCTTCTGCGGGGTGCGCGATGAAGTCAAAGGACACATCGAAAGCTTACAACGGGTCAGTCGCCGGATCGCGGAACTCGACGTCCTCGTCGCACTGGCTGAGATTGCTGAGACGCATGACTACGTCCGACCAATCACGACGACAGGACGAACGGTTGATATTCAGCAAGGACGTCATCCGGTCATCGAGACAGTCTTACCGCGCGGTGAATATGTCGCGAACGGGATCACCTTAAACGAAGGACGCGAGATGCTCTTGATCACTGGACCGAACATGTCCGGTAAATCGACCTATATGCGACAATTCGCTTTGATTGCTCTATTGCACCAAATCGGCTCGTTCGTACCAGCTGCTCAAGCGGAACTGCCGATTTTCGATCAAATCTTCACCCGGATCGGGGCGGCAGACGACCTCGTCAGTGGACAGTCGACATTCATGGTCGAGATGGTCGAGACACAAGAAGCGTTGACGCGTGCAACGGACCGGTCGTTGATCCTGCTAGATGAAATCGGTCGCGGGACCTCGACGTACGACGGGATGGCACTCGCACAAGCGATCGTTGAACACATTGCCCGGCATGTCGGAGCGAAGACGCTATTTTCGACCCATTATCATGAATTGACGGTGCTCGAAGAATCGATTGATCGATTAGCGAATGTTCATGTCCGTGCCGTTGAACAAGATGGGCGTGTCGTCTTCTTGCATGAAGTACGCGACGGAAAAGCCGATCAATCGTACGGAATCCATGTCGCGCGGTTAGCTGATTTACCGGACAGCTTGATTGAGCGGGCGCAAGTCCTCTTGTCTGAGTTCGAGCAGGCTGAGCCTGTTCCGGTCGCAGCACCTGTCAAAGCTCCTGTTCAGGAGGAGCCGGTTGATCAACTCAGTCTGTTCTCAGAAGCGGATCCGCTACGCGAGACGATGGCGAGTCTTGATTTGATCAACATGACGCCACTCGAGGCATTGAATACGCTGTACCGTCTACAAGCCGAAGCAAGAAAGTGAGGAGAATGCAGTGGGAATCATTCGTGAATTATCCGATAGTTTAGCGAACCGGATCGCGGCGGGAGAAGTCGTCGAACGACCAGCATCGGTCGTCAAGGAACTGGTCGAGAACGCACTTGATGCCGGTGCGACCCAAATCGATGTCGAACTCGAAGAAGCCGGGATGAAACGGATGACGATCCGCGACAACGGACACGGGTTTTACCCGGATGACGCTGAACTGGCTTTCGTCCGTCACGCGACGAGTAAGATTAAGGATGAGCATGACTTGTTCCGAATCAAGACACTTGGTTTTCGCGGAGAGGCACTTGCCTCGATCGCGTCCGTCAGTAAAGTGACATTGAAGACGAAACGTGAGGACGCGGAAGGAATTCAAGTGACGCTTGAGTACGGGACGGTCGTTGAACGGACACCAGCAGCAATGAACCGGGGAACGGAATTGACGGTCGAGCATCTCTTCTTCAATACACCGGCACGGCTGAAGTATTTGAAGACGACGCATACAGAACTTGCGGCGATCACAGACGTGCTGAACCGAATGGCGTTCGCTCATCCAGACGTCAAGCTTCGGGCTACCCATGAAGGGAAGACATTGATCCAGACGAACGGATCAGGAGACGTCCGGCAAGCACTGGCAAGTGTCTACGGTCATCAAACGATCCAAGGAACGTTGGTCGCCAAGGGCGCGAATGCCGATTATCAATTGACGTGTCATCTCGTCAAACCGGAAGTGACCCGTGCCTCGAAGAATTACATCACGTTGATTCTCAATGGACGTTCGGTCAAAAACTTCGCTCTGACGCAAGCGGTCTTGAACGGTTACCATACGCTCTTACCGATCGGGCGGTATCCGATTGCGGTCATCGAGGTGACGATGGATCCACTCCTGATCGACGTCAACGTCCATCCGGCGAAACGGGAAGTCCGTCTTTCAAAAGAGATGGAGCTGTGCCAGTTGATCCAGGAGACGATCAAGATGACGCTCAGCCGAGAGACGCTGATTCCGAAAGTGACGCCACCGAAACCAAAAAAAGATCCGAGTAGCCAGGAAAAACTCGATTTTTCTTATGTCGCTGAACCGGTCGAAGAAACGTCATCGCGAGCGGTCTGGAATTATCCGATTCCGAAAAAGCCGCAAGAAGACGATCGACCACCTGTCGAGAAATCATTACCTTTTAGCAACGAGGATGATCTATTCGAGCCCATCGAGCCGGTCAAGCAGGAGTTTACTGAACCGATTGAGGAACCAGTCGCGCGTCCGCGCTTTCCGCATCTCGACGTCATCGGTCAACTCCATTCGTCTTATATCGTCTGTGCCGGGGAAGACGGGATGTATATGATTGATCAACATGCAGCACAGGAACGAATCAAATACGAGACGTATAAGGTCATGTTCGGTCGACCACCGGAACAACGACAGCAATTGCTCTTACCGTATACGTTTGAAATCTCGTCGGATGACATGAAACGGATGGAGGAAGTCCTTCCGTTGTTAAAAGACGTCGGTATCGAGTTCGAAGCATTTGGTCCACAAAGCTTCATCGTCCGAGAAGTTCCGACGTGGTTCCCGTCCCATCGACAGGAAGAGACGATTCAGGAATTACTCGATGAAGCCTTGATGAAGCGAAAAATCGATCTCGAGACGTATCGGGAAGATGCCGCCATCATGATGGCATGTAAAAAATCCATCAAGGCAAATCATCCGTTGAACGATGAGATGATGCGCCGGTTGATTGACGATCTAGCGAAAACGGAAATGCCGTTCACGTGTCCACACGGACGTCCGGTCATCATCGAATGGACGACGTATGAACTTGAGAAGTTATTCAAACGGGTCATGTGATGAAGAAGAGGAGACGATTCCACTAAGGAGTCATCTTTCAGATTAAAAAGGGAGCTGACTCAAAACTTAAAAGTCAGTTTCTGCAAAGAATGACGTGTCACACGCAACTCCTACAGGAAAAAGCGCATTTATGCGCTGTCAGAGACAAACAAGACCCGCTTTCCTGCTTGAATGAAGCAGGAAAACTGGCTTGTGTCTCGCCTGAGGAAAGGGCGTGAACAGACGCGTCATTCTTTTTTGGAGTCAGCCCCTTTTTGTTCGTCTCGAATCATTTATTGTACTGATACACGACTGACTGGTTTTTGTTTGTGCTAATACAAAAAAAGGTGAGGATATTCATGAGAACGGTTACTTCAGTTGATTAACTAGATTTCATTGATTGTTGAAGGAAAGAGGCGGATAATAAGACCCGAAACTGTTAACAAGGGGACCTTTATCATGCTTTCACGCGTTATGCGTATCATTCAAATTATTGCTCAAATTGCACTTATTTTTTGTTTTTCACTCAGTGGGGACTGGGTGAGCGAAACTTTCCAGTTACCGTTACCCGGTAATATCATCGGCTTGATTCTGCTGTACGTGACGTTAAAAAGTCGACTGCTTCCTCTCGTCGCTGTTGAACGGGGCGGAACCTTTCTACTGTTCGTCATGCCGTTATTCTTCGTTCCAGCACTGTCCGGAATCATGGATTATACGGCATTCCTTCGAACATCTGGTCTTCAAGTCGTGTTGATCGTCGTCGTCAGCAGCCTGCTGACGTTAGTCGGATCAGCGTATATCGTCGATCGCTTGGCACACCGGAAAGAGGCGGTGACCCCACATGAGTGAGACACTGTTCTGGATCATCCTGACCGTTCTATTATTCAGTGGTGCAATGTTTCTTTACCAACGTCATCCCCGTGTCTGGACGTTACCGATCCTGACGGTGACCGCTGTCCTGATCGTAATTCTCGTCTATAGCGGCGTCTCACATGCAGAATACATGCAAGGGGGACAATACTTGTCGAAGATGCTCGGTCCAGCGATCACGGCGTTTGCGATTCCACTTTACCGCGTCCGGCATCACGTCCGCCGTTTCTTACCGGAAATCGGACTTGGTGTGTTGCTTGGAACCTGTATTGCAATGAGTTCAGATCTGTTACTCGGTCTGTTGCTTCATCTCGAGCGGACGACGAACCTTGCCTTGTTACCGAAATCGGTCACGTTACCCGTTGCCTTAGCGATCTCACAAAAAGCGGGCGGGACGACGACGCTGACGGCAGCCTTCGTTTTATTGACCGGATTGACAGGATCCATCGTCGGACCAAAATTAATGACGGGCTTGAAGATTCGGCATTTCGTCAGCCGTGGAGTAGGCTTAGCATCGATTGCCCACGTCATGGGTGCGACAAAATCGATGAGTCTTGACCAACGCGAAGGGGCGGTCGGTCTGTTGACGATGGTCTTGACGGCCGTCTGTGCCAGCGTCATCGCACCGTTTTTAATCACATGGTTATATGGCTAAACACTCTGTTTTTTCAACGGAGTGTTTTTTTGTAACCGATTGAAACTTGTCGACTACTTTTGCAGTATAGTACAACAGAAAACAGGGTGGAGGAGAAGAAGATGATCATTTGGATTAACGGTACGTTTGGCGTCGGAAAGACGACAGCAGCAAAAGGATTACAAAAGCGTTGGAGCAGATCATACATTTTTGACCCGGAAGAGACAGGCTATTTCTTACGGGCACAACTGCCGGAAAACAAGGACGATTTTCAGGATGAGCCGTTGTGGCGCACGTTTAATCGACAGCTCCTCGAACAGCTCGATACGGAAGATGCGCGAATCATCGTGCCGATGACCTTGACGAATCCAGCGTACTTTCAGGAAATCATCGGGATGTTACGAGCGAACGGTCATGACGTCCGTCATATCGCCCTGATGGCGAAGGAGACGACTGTCAAACGCCGCCTGATCAGCCGCTTTGAGCGTCCAAACTCGTGGGGAGGTCAACAAGCGGAACAACGACTACGGCAATTATCCGATCCGCTGTTCAGTCAACAGATCGAGACGGATGATCTGACGAAAAGGCAAGTCATTGATGCGATTGCTCTCGTGACCGGGATTGGACTCTCGCCTGCCCGATCGTAAAGGATTCAAGAGGGATGTTTCCGGGAATCATTAGATGATAATAGATGAGGAGGAAACGATCTTGAACGAAGGGCAACTTATTGCTAGGAGGATTTATGAACATGAAACACTGGATGACTGAGAAATTGGGCAGACAGTTGATGGCGATTTTTTATAGTGTCTTTGCACTAAGTGTCATCACATCGGTTGCCAGTTATTTATACGTGGATAATGCAGACGGTCGGACGAAGGAGCAAGTACTTGACCAGTTACAAAAGACACAATGGTTCTGGTTCTTGAACTTGATGATTTTTTTATTTTGTCTATTGTTCATCGTCCGTCCCTTAATTCATCGGGTGACGTCACAACTCCGCGAATTGAACGTCAAGAGTCGTCGCCTTGCAGAAGGCAAGTCGATTTCGCTCGAACATGATGTCGACAGCCATAATGAAGTCGGTCAATTGACGGCATCGTTTT encodes the following:
- a CDS encoding LrgB family protein — encoded protein: MSETLFWIILTVLLFSGAMFLYQRHPRVWTLPILTVTAVLIVILVYSGVSHAEYMQGGQYLSKMLGPAITAFAIPLYRVRHHVRRFLPEIGLGVLLGTCIAMSSDLLLGLLLHLERTTNLALLPKSVTLPVALAISQKAGGTTTLTAAFVLLTGLTGSIVGPKLMTGLKIRHFVSRGVGLASIAHVMGATKSMSLDQREGAVGLLTMVLTAVCASVIAPFLITWLYG
- a CDS encoding CidA/LrgA family protein, coding for MLSRVMRIIQIIAQIALIFCFSLSGDWVSETFQLPLPGNIIGLILLYVTLKSRLLPLVAVERGGTFLLFVMPLFFVPALSGIMDYTAFLRTSGLQVVLIVVVSSLLTLVGSAYIVDRLAHRKEAVTPHE
- a CDS encoding AAA family ATPase → MIIWINGTFGVGKTTAAKGLQKRWSRSYIFDPEETGYFLRAQLPENKDDFQDEPLWRTFNRQLLEQLDTEDARIIVPMTLTNPAYFQEIIGMLRANGHDVRHIALMAKETTVKRRLISRFERPNSWGGQQAEQRLRQLSDPLFSQQIETDDLTKRQVIDAIALVTGIGLSPARS
- the mutL gene encoding DNA mismatch repair endonuclease MutL produces the protein MGIIRELSDSLANRIAAGEVVERPASVVKELVENALDAGATQIDVELEEAGMKRMTIRDNGHGFYPDDAELAFVRHATSKIKDEHDLFRIKTLGFRGEALASIASVSKVTLKTKREDAEGIQVTLEYGTVVERTPAAMNRGTELTVEHLFFNTPARLKYLKTTHTELAAITDVLNRMAFAHPDVKLRATHEGKTLIQTNGSGDVRQALASVYGHQTIQGTLVAKGANADYQLTCHLVKPEVTRASKNYITLILNGRSVKNFALTQAVLNGYHTLLPIGRYPIAVIEVTMDPLLIDVNVHPAKREVRLSKEMELCQLIQETIKMTLSRETLIPKVTPPKPKKDPSSQEKLDFSYVAEPVEETSSRAVWNYPIPKKPQEDDRPPVEKSLPFSNEDDLFEPIEPVKQEFTEPIEEPVARPRFPHLDVIGQLHSSYIVCAGEDGMYMIDQHAAQERIKYETYKVMFGRPPEQRQQLLLPYTFEISSDDMKRMEEVLPLLKDVGIEFEAFGPQSFIVREVPTWFPSHRQEETIQELLDEALMKRKIDLETYREDAAIMMACKKSIKANHPLNDEMMRRLIDDLAKTEMPFTCPHGRPVIIEWTTYELEKLFKRVM